The following proteins come from a genomic window of Brevinematia bacterium:
- a CDS encoding Maf family protein: MKRISEYKVILGSASEGRREVFKKFFKDFTTMPSYIDEEREAEKLGDYKNNPIILTMFLSYKKNLEIRSRLATSDKFILITFDTVVVHQGEIKFKPKNKEIARTWFYSYRNDFQEIVTSYALYVSDIDVTVNDFDISVVYLKNIPDEEIERYIQQNPVEAWSGGIAIERTENFFEIVEGVVDSIIGAPMKKIIDQLNLLIS; this comes from the coding sequence ATGAAACGGATAAGTGAATATAAAGTAATTCTGGGAAGTGCCTCAGAAGGTAGAAGAGAGGTATTCAAAAAATTTTTCAAAGACTTCACGACGATGCCGTCCTACATTGACGAAGAAAGAGAAGCAGAAAAGCTTGGAGACTACAAAAATAACCCAATTATCCTAACTATGTTCCTATCATACAAGAAGAACTTAGAAATACGATCCAGACTGGCTACATCCGATAAGTTTATACTAATAACCTTTGACACCGTAGTCGTCCATCAAGGTGAGATAAAATTCAAGCCTAAAAACAAGGAAATAGCCAGAACATGGTTCTACTCCTACAGAAACGACTTTCAAGAGATAGTTACTTCCTACGCATTGTATGTATCTGACATTGATGTAACAGTAAACGACTTTGATATTTCAGTTGTATATCTAAAGAACATACCTGATGAAGAGATAGAAAGGTATATACAGCAGAACCCTGTTGAGGCATGGTCAGGTGGGATAGCAATAGAAAGGACTGAGAATTTCTTTGAGATAGTAGAAGGAGTGGTAGATAGTATAATTGGAGCACCTATGAAAAAGATAATAGATCAGCTTAACCTACTAATTAGTTAG